The following are from one region of the Capsicum annuum cultivar UCD-10X-F1 chromosome 1, UCD10Xv1.1, whole genome shotgun sequence genome:
- the LOC107875278 gene encoding Holliday junction resolvase MOC1, chloroplastic isoform X4 translates to MYIHRSQTTTENKGRNKEKKVLFPKKVFDSPHLKVRVGKGVRKRLDAKAIVQLLQSFEAPLGTTVYIEQSTPYPKDGKQGWWSGGFGYGLWIGLLVASGFSVTPVPSSAWKSEFQLTRERSNKDYSRELACSLFPSLSSLLKRKKDHGRAEALLIAAYGKGMKINSDSLCDGKLDVVATGEPVNEILLSTPNA, encoded by the exons ATGTATATCCATCGATCACAAACCACAACGGAAAATAAaggaagaaacaaagaaaaaaaggtcTTGTTCCCTAAAAAG GTATTTGATTCTCCTCACTTGAAGGTACGTGTTGGAAAAGGAGTGCGGAAACGCTTAGACGCAAAAGCTATTGTTCAGTTGCTTCAAAGTTTTGAAGCTCCTTTAG GAACAACAGTGTATATTGAACAATCAACTCCGTATCCAAAAGATGGTAAGCAG GGTTGGTGGAGCGGGGGATTCGGCTATGGACTATGGATTGGGTTGTTAGTTGCATCTGGATTTTCCGTTACTCCTGTGCCATCTAGTGCGTGGAAGAGTGAGTTTCAACTTACAAGAGAACGCTCAAACAAG GATTATAGCAGGGAACTAGCATGTTCATTGTTTCCCTCTTTGAGTTCTTTattaaaaaggaagaaagatcATG GCCGAGCTGAGGCTCTTCTAATTGCTGCTTATGGCAAAGGCATGAAGATAAATTCTGATTCTCTTTGCGATGGAAAATTAGATGTCGTAGCAACTGGAGAGCCGGTCAATGAAATCCTTTTATCAACCCCCAACGCGTAA